TTTCTTGAATTAATTCAACTTTTTTAAAGTCAAATTAATTATACATGATTAAAAAGGAAATGTCAAAGGGTTTTATAAAATTCACTTTAAAAAAGCGGTTACACGACCGCATTTTTAAAGTTATCTATTAGTTAGTCCGTCGATATAGCCGTTTAATAATATCTTTTGTTCGTTGGATAATGTTCTGTATTTGTTAAGAAACTCACGCTCGTCGGCGGTCAAGATTTCGGTCATATTCCGCGACTGTTCGTCGTACAGCTTATTCCCGTATTCGTCCGTGCGTCCAACGATAAAATCGATAGGGCAACCGAAGAAATCGGCATAAGCAATCAAACTCAAAATATGCGGTGCGCGCTGACCGTTTTCGTAGCACGCAATAGTCGTTTGAGCGATATTGATTTGCTCGCTCAATTCGTTTTGCGTTAGCCCTTTATCAAGCCGTAATGCTTTTAAAACATTCCCTATATCCATTATGTAATTAGTTTATCACAAACGTGATATTTTACTTGACAAAAATGCGAACGCGGTGTATACTGTCAACATACCGCGAACGCAATAATTTTGCCGCGATATGTCAAATGCAATTTTAATAAATTGCATTAATTTACGATATGTTATATTTACCGACATTTTTCCACAAAAAGGAATAAAAATGCTCGGTTTTTTGACATATCCAAAAGTTGATTAATCGCCGTAAAACCGTTAAAATTATAGTATGGCTACAAACTATATTAACGGTGAATATATAGAAGCGTTACGTGACAGCTCGTTTCGGCTTACAGCCGAGCGGCTCGTTATGAATATCGGTGTGCGGGCGTATTTAAAAGGTTTTAATTGCATTGCGGACGCGGTCATCTTATATGGAACTGAGTTGTGTTCGCGGTTTTGCGATATTTACGACGTGATAGCCGAGTACCGTAGCGTTAGCCATAAATCGGTCATGCGCGAGATCGCGTATGCGTTGTCGTCTGAGGCTGAGGAAATAGCCAAAAATTTATCGGCAATGACGGGCGCGAACATTACTAAGCTGGAAGTCCACAGCGGACTCGTTATCGCGTATCTCGGCAAGTTGTTCCGCGCACCCGAAGCCGCAGTGTACGGTTGAGAAGCAATTAAAAATTAAGCCTTCCACAAATGGGGAAGGCGAAAGGTGATACGGCTAATTCACACTATTTACTTAATCTACTTAATTAAGAGCAAAGGTCATTATTACGGGGTTATGGTCGCTGTATGCGTATTGAGTGTCGACGGTTTGTTCGTCGATTATTTTTATATTGTCCGATACTATAAAGCCGTCTATTACCGTGCAAAAGTTTACGCCCTCTGTATACGGAATATCCGCGCCGCGACAGGTAGATACTTCTTTGCTCGCGGCGATGGAATATCCGCTCGTAAGTTCTCTTTTGTGCAGTACCGAGCTTTTGACCCAGTCGGGAGTTTGCTGCTCGCTCTTAAAGTGCTTAAAAGCGAGCTCGTCCGTTTCGAACTCGTCGGCGATAAGGCAGTGGTTAAAGTCGCCGCCCGCGATCACGTAATTACCGTTGTCGCGTTCTTCTTTGAGTACGGCGTTGAGCATTTCCAGCTGTTTGGCGCGAATCGTGCCGCCCTCGTCGTAAGCCGACATATGCAGGTCGAACAATGTCAGTTTTTTGTCGCTGCCCTCGATGGGCAGGTAGTGGACGGCGAAGCAACGATCGAGGTCGAACAGCTTGTCTATAAACGCGTCGGTGATAGGGAACGAGCGGCGCACCGCGCTGTCCATCTTGTAGCGCGAGAGGGTGACGAGCCCCGCGTCGATAGTGCCGATAGGATCGTTAAACGGGTAGTACAGCCTAGCCGTGTGGAAGTTCTGCGCATAGGTCGAGCCGTACTCGGCGAAAGCGTTCTGCGCGTTCGCGACCATGTCTATATTGTAGCTGCGGTCTGATGGTCTGTCCGCTTCCTGAAAAAAGTAAAAGTCCGCGTCGAGTTGTTTGGATACCGTCATTTGCCCCGTAACGTTCTTTTGCACGTCGGCTTTATTCATGCCCTTTGCGTACGTGCCGACGACTTCCGTGCCGTCGTTCATAACGCCCGTATCCATAAAGAAAGTGTATTCGGGCGAGTACGCGCCGAACCCGAGGTTGTACGAAACGACCGTGTATTCAACTTCGGTCCTAACGGCGCTTTCGCGGTTGTTCGTTATTTCGAGTTGCAGCTTATCGGGTATGCGGTAATATTGAAGCGCAACGTACGCCACGTATCCGATTATCAACAGAAGTGTTGCGGCGATCACCGAAAGTATGGCTATTGCGACAGCGCGCATAAACTTTTGTAAATTCATTTCGTCCCCGTTTTTCATGTATATTCTTTAATAGATATAATAAAATATATGCGGAATAAAGTCAAGCTAATATTGACAAAACGGGCGTGATGATATATAATGTTTTAGGAAAAAATCGGCGGGGACGCCGTGACTTCCGTCGAGGATAGAGGCTCAATGCAATCGCTACGCGAGATTTACAAGATAGGGCGCGGACCGTCGAGTTCGCACACCATGGGTCCCGAGAAGGCTATTAAAGTCATTCTCGAACGCTACCCTCGTGCCGACGCGCTCGAAGTAACGTTATACGGCTCGCTGGCGGCGACGGGCAAGGGGCACTGCACCGACGTGGTCATAACGGAAACCGCTTCGCCCGTGCCGTGCACCGTTAAGTTTGACGCGGATACGGCTTGCCCCGTCCACCCGAACACTATGGATATTGCGGTGTTCGAGAGGAAGAAGCGCGTGGCGGTAAAGCGCGTTTACAGCGTGGGCGGCGGCACTGTGGAGTTCGACGGCGAGGAGAAGTCGCTCTATCCGTCGGTGTACCCGTTACATAGCTTTAAAGAGATTGCGGAGTATTGCGCTTCGCGCGGTATGCGGCTTTGGCAGTACGTAGAGGAGTGCGAGGGCGCGGAAATATTCGATTATCTCGGCGGCGTGTGGCTACGCATGAAGGAGACGATATGCGAGGGCATGAACGCCGAGGGCGTGCTCCCGGGCGCGCTCGGCACGCGGCGGCGCGCGCGGAGTTTGTTCAAGCCCAAGCAGCACGACGAAGAACCTCAGGTGCGCGAGAACAGGCTGGTGTGCGCGTACGCGTTTGCCACGAGCGAGCAGAACGCGGCGGGCGGCGTGATCGTCACCGCGCCAACCTGCGGAGCGTGCGGGGTCGTTCCTGCGGTGCTTAGGTATATGCAGGAAAAGCGCGGCTATACCGATTCTCAAATAGTGCGTGCGCTCGCGGTCGGCGGCTTGGTCGGCAACCTTATAAAAAAGAACGCGTCGATAAGCGGCGCGGAATGCGGTTGTCAGGCGGAGATCGGTTCGGCGTGCTCTATGGCGGCTGCGGCGCTCGCCGAGCTGTTCGAAATGGAACTCGATCAAATCGAGTACGCTGCGGAAGTGGCTATGGAGCACCACTTGGGGCTGACCTGCGACCCGATAGCGGGGCTGGTGCAGATCCCGTGCATAGAGCGCAACGCCGTTGCGGCAATGCGCGCGATAAACGCCGCGTCGCTTGCGACCTTCCTCGCCGACAGTCGAAAGATAAGCTTCGACACCGTCGTCGAAACAATGTATAATACGGGCAAGGACCTTTTGGGCGGCTATCGCGAAACCTCGTCCGGCGGTCTTGCCAAGTATTATAAAATATCGGATAATAAGCAATAAAATGTAAAAAGCGCAACGGGATTAAGAAATTTATCGCTCTTAATTCGCAACGCTTTTTATAGGAGGTTTGAGTATGAAGAAGAAATTGATTACCGCTATCGTTACGCTCGCTATGTCGACAACCTGTGCTTTCGGTTTATCCGGATGCGCCTTGTTCGGCGGCGGCAGTGAGCACGAGCACGAATACGCTTCGGATTGGGCTTTTGACGAAACGTACCATTGGCGCCCTTGTCTCGCCGACGGCAAGTGCGACGAGCCGAAAAAGGATAAGGGCAAGCACGTTGACCCGAACAGGCTCGGGACCTGCGAGGTTTGCGGCGAGCGCGTGATCATTCCGCAGGACGCGCCCGTGGAAATCGAATATGATTATACCGACACGACGATAACCGTATACAGAGCGTACTACGACGAGGATAAAACCACCTCTGCCTATACCGAGTACCGCTTGGACGACGGCGAGTGGAAACAGCCCAACGCAAGTAAGCACGAATACCTTTACTATACCGAGCTTGACCCCGCGTCCACGCATACGCTCTACGCGAGGTTATGCGAAAGAACGGGCTACGCGTTAGGCGAGACCTTTTCCGTTTCTATAACCTTGAAAAAATCGTTTCCCGCTTCGCCGCCCACAAGCGACGCGATCTCTTACGAAGTCACGGGCAAGACCGTAGCGTTTACTTTGAGCGACGGCGTAGAGCTTAGCGTAGACGGCGGCGAGACCTATTCCGCCGAAAGCAAGATCACGCACACTTTCCCCGTTTCGGGGAATAAGGATATTCTTATTCGATACAGCGAAACGGCTACGCATTTGGCGAGCGGGTATATCCGTATCAAGATAAAAACGACCGACTTCGCACGCGGCGACGGCACGGAGAACGATCCCTATATTATCAGTACGCTCGAACATTTCAAGGGCTTGAAAGACCTTTACGAAACGAGCGACTGTTATTTCGCGATGACCGACGATATCGAATGGGACGACGAAGTGTGGGAGCAGGGACATCAGCTTATCAGAAACTTGCATTTCGACGGGCGCGGGCATAAGATAACGGGGCTCAAACAAAAAGAGCCGCTCTTTGATTCGGCGTACGAAGTCAAAAACCTGACGATCGAAAACGCCGTGTATTCCGATCGAATAGAGAAATCGAGCATAGCCAATCCCGCGATAATCGCAGGCGATTTGAACTACGCCGAGAACGTAAACGTAAGCGGAACGATAACTGTTCTTGCGCCCGAAAAAGCTATCGAGCTCGGGCTTTCCGGTCGGTTCAGTATGGCGGTAGGCGGAATTTGCGCGCGCCTCGTGCAAAGCCGAGCCGACGACAACTACGGCATGAGCCGTTGTAATGCGGATATCACCGTTTCGCTCCCCAATATCAAGGAGAAGGCGGGCGTGCATTTGGAGTTGAACTTGGGCGGACTTGCGGGAATAGTCGTGCCGTATAATACGAAGGACCACAACGACCTTGCTGCCGTTTCTCGGTGCAGCGCAAATCTCAACGTTACGCAAGCATACGTTTCCGATTCCGATATAGGCGGACTTCTCGGCGGGTTTGCAAACTCGAATGACTTCGGTCCCACGGCAAATATCACAAATTGCTACACTACGGGCACGGTGAATATCAACTTCTATTCGAAGGATGATAATCTTCATTCGGGTACGCTCCGCGCCGGTGGTATCGCGCCCGAAATTACGGGTTCGATTTCCACCTGTTACTCGGCGATAGATTTCAATATCGATGCTTATGTTACCAAATCGCAAATCGGCGCTTGTTCCTCGGTGGTTTATGTAGGCGGGATATGCACCAACGCGCACAGTAATTCTCGGCACACAGACTCCATTAATCAGCAATTATCGCGCTGTTTGTTCGCGGGTTCGATAAACGTAAAGAACCCCGTCGCTGACGACGTCGGCTCGTATAACTTGAACGCAGTGTGTGCGAACTACGCGAACTTTGACTCGACACAAGAGCTGTATTATAAATCGACCGTTGTCGAGCCCGCCGACGACGCAAAGACGGTAAGCGGCGACGGTGCGCTCGCGGTTGACGAAAGCGAAATGATGACCGCTGCTTGGCAAAAGCAAACGCTCCATTTCAGCGACGAGTATTACTGGGCTTTGGAAGACGGTAAATTGCCTACGCTTAAATAAATTAGGTGTTATACCACAGGTCAAGCCCCGGACACGCGCGTTTCACGCGCCTTGCGCCCCAAGGGGCGCGGTATTACACCTAATTTGTCGTCGTCGCAAATTTGCTCCCGCAAGCGGGTAAATTTACTCCTCGAATAAATAATAATTAAAAAGGCTTTTGAACGAAATGCTCAAAAGCCTTTTTGTTTAAGAAATAAAACTACGCCGCATTGCAGTCGTACACCCATTGCGGCACGCCCTCGATAGGCGGGCGGGCGAGCAAGTGCCAGTAGTTGATAAAGAACGATTTTTCGGCTTCGCCAACGACCGTTTTAGTCGTGCCGCGCTGTTTGAGTTTAAGAACGTAGCCGTCGTTTTTGACGAGCGTTATGCCGTCGGCGAACACCATGTTTTTATTGAAGTCGATAGCTTTCTTGTCGGCGCTTATTTGCTGCTTGTCTTTCTTGGGCGCGAGGTCGACCGACTTATCTATAACTATGGCGAAGTAGAATTGCGGTTTGCCGCCCGTGTACACAAGCTGACCGAAGCCGAGCGTATGTATTTTTATCTTGCCGCTCTCGTGCAGTTCCTTTATGCGCAGTATTGGCATATTGAGAATGTCCGCAAGCCTTACGAGCAATATGCCCGTGAACAGATCGTCGGTCGAGAGAGTCGGGAAGCGCTCGCACGGCGTTGCGGGGTCGGGCACGGGCGTGTGCACCTTTCTCAAATCGTCCTCGGCGAACCCGAACGCGAGCGCCGCCGTGAACTTGTTTTTGGAAAGCGTGGCGTTGCCGCCGCGGTGCGCGACTATCATGCTGTCGCCGTAGAACACCAGCGCGCCGAACCCGATATGGTTGGACATTTTGCTTTCGCCGAGCGGCGAGAGGTAACGCCCGCTCTCGTAGATCTCGCGTACCGACATATCGTCGTTGAACTTGTAGTCCATGGCGCGGTTTGTTACAAGGTCGTTATAGAACGCCGTACGCGAGGTGAAAAGGCGCACCTTGCCGTCCTCGTCCTTTTTATAATCGTCCAGCCTTATCATCATGGGGTTGGCGATAAAGCTTGCGCTGTGCGCCTGCATGATCGCCGCGAAGTTGTTTTGAAGCACCGAGTCGAGCTCGAAATGCTTTTGCGGTTCGTCCTCGACGACGTATTCGGCTTCGCCCTCGTACTCTACGGCGTCGTACCAAACGGACGTTTCGCCGCTGCCGATTTTAAGCTTCTTGCGGTAGAAGGCTTCGTCGTAAGTGAACTTGTGGCTTTTGACCTTTATCTTGTCCTCGCGCAAAAGCACTAGGCTAGTCAAAAAGTCGGCGGCAACGACGGTGAGAACGGTACCGACTGCGCTACCCAGAATTTCGAACTTTAACCCGTCGAAGAAGAAGAACAGCAGTATGCCCAGCCCTATGACGAGTATGATTATTTTTATCCAAAGTACTTTCCAATTCTTTTTCATTTCGCGTTTCCTTTGTAGAGAAGCTTGTGAAGCCGTATGGTGGTTTCTTGCGACGAAGCGAGCGTTTCCGCCGAGAGCTCGGCGAATAGGTTTTCGTAGTGCGAGGACAGCCTGTCGCAGGTCTTGCGCTCGAATATTATCTCGCCGTTGAGCGACACCGTTTGCGCCGTGTGATTGACGAGCACCGTGCCTTTTTCGCAGTCTATACGCGAGGTCTTTTCGCGGCTCGGCGTGCGCCAGTCGACGGTTATCTCGGCGCGAATGCCGCTTGCGTCGAACACCTTATGCGCGTACTTGGGGAGTCGGCTCGCGCTGTCGGGGATAAGCGTTTGTTCACGAAGGACGGCGGCGGAAAGGTCTATGATCTCGTCGTAGTAGCTGAGTACGTTTATGCCGCTGTCTATCCACGCGCCGGCTAAGCCCAACCGATCTTGGCGGATAGTGCCGTCGTCGGTCGCGGCGTAGTCGTCTAAAATTATAGTCGAGATAGCGTTTATCTTTCCGAAGCGGTCGAGATTGGCTTTTAGGAATCGCACCTCGTCGGCGGCTTCCCAGTGGAACAGACAGGCGAGGGGAGTACCGCATTCTTGCGCGTACGAAACGAGCTCCGCTATTTCTTCGAGGCTGTCGAACATGGGCTTTTCGGTGAGAACGGCAACGCCCTTCGATAGAAGAACGCGAGCGACATCGCCGCGCGCCGCTACGGGCAGGGCGAGTATCGCTATGCGCGGTTTTACGGTAAGCGCGTCGTTAAGGTCGGTAAAGAACGGAACGGAAAAACACTCGCGGGCAACGCAATTCGGGTTTTTATCGACGAGCGCGTCGAGTCGCAGGGTTTTCGATTTCCCCAATCCTTCCCTATAATGTCGGGCGATAACTCCTCCGCCCACAAGAACTGTACTTTGTTTCATACCGCCATTATACCATACTTATCGATAAAAGGCAAGACTACGTATTCACTTCCGTATCGGTAAGACGAAAAACGAGGCTGTGTTAATTTAGTTTGTTAACAACGCGCTTTCATAAATTTTTTATACCAGCTTTTAGCGTAGGCGCATAATTCTTTGGGATCGATAGGCGATAATCCCCGACAGTACTTTACGTATTCGAAAAGCAGCCCTTCTAAAAATATGCTGATCTCCAATTCTATAAATTCCCTGTTTTTGATATGCGGGTCGTTGTCAATAAGTTCCATAAGCTTATTGACAGTTAGGGTAGTAAGCTTTTTCGCCGAAAACAGCACGTCGTCGGACTTGCACATCATTTTATAGTTATCGTTGTTTTGCTCCATAAACGATAACAGCGCGTCGAAGAATTTCTCGTAATCGTCGGTGGCGAGAAGCTTGGCGTTCGTAAAAAATTCGTCTATTACCTCGCGCTCGAATTCTTCCACCACGGAGTATATATCGTCAAAGTGCGCGTAAAAAGTCGCGCGGCTTATCTCCGCACGCGCCACGAGCTCGCTGACGCTTATCTTGCTTATCTCTTTTTTTTCGGCGAGAAGCGTAATGAATGTGTTTTTTATCAGTCGGCGGGTCTTGACCGACGAGTTGTTAAGATTGCGGACCTTCATTGCTTTTTGTACAATTTCGTTACAGTGTAAATATATTTACACTGCGTTAAAAATTGTGCTTTCCTTTTTCGGTTTCTTTTATTATAATCGACTTGTAAGCAAATGTCAACACTGTATAAATCATTACAGAGTACGTTTGATACGCAAGGAGGTAATATTATGTTCGAATTCAAAAAACTATGCAACGAAGTGGAAAAGCTAAGCCCCGCGGACCGCGGCTTGCTGCTTGTCGAAAAATCGGTATCGGTAGTCAAGGGTTTGAACTCGCTGGATCTGCCGTTTAACCCCGTGAAAACGCTCGTTACTTTTATAATAGGTTCGGTCGTTTCCGACGGATCGATCAGCGAAAAAGATTATCTTTATATTTATCCGTCGCTTGTTAAAGCGTTCGGGCATGACTTTGACTTTATGTCCGCGAAACAGGCGTTGCAAATCGCAAAGGACATCAAGAAAGAAATCTCATCGCATACCAAGCAACTGTTGTCGGTCATTGCAACGTGCGACGAGGACCTCGCGGCGGATATTGTTTCGCTGTGCTTGCTTGTGACGTCGGTGGACGGCAAAGTATCGTTAAAGGAAAAGCGCTATATCCGTCAGCTGTGCAGAGCGTAAATCGGCAGAGGCGGAAAACTTATGGAAAAAGTTTTGGACTTTGCGCTGTTCTTCTTTATTTACGCGATAGCCGGTTGGTGTGTCGAGGTTATCCACGCCGCGCTGAAACGAGGTAAATTCGAAAATCGCGGATTTCTTAACGGCTGTTGGTGCCCCATTTACGGGGTGGGCGTCGTATTGGTTTTGCTGTGCCTCACACCTATAAATATCAACGTGTTCGTGCTGTTTATAGCGTCGCTCGTGCTCACCAGCGTATTGGAGTTTGTCGTCGGGTTCGTTCTCGAAAAGCTGTTCAAAACGAAGTGGTGGGATTACTCGAAAGAGCATTTTAATATCAAGGGTTACGTTTGCGTTAAGTATTCCATACTTTGGGGCTTGGCTTGCGTTATCGTAGTCGATTTGATACATCCCATGATCGAGCAGCTCGTGAATATTACGTCCGATTTGGCGAAGTATATTATAGTCGGCGTTCTGGGCACGGCGTTCGTCGTCGACGGGGTGTTTACCGTTATCCAGCTAGTTACTTACAAAAAGAATTATGCGGCGCTTGAAAAAATCGGCGATACGTTAAAGAAACCGTCAAATGCGGTAGGCAGTAAAATCGCCGCGTCCGCTCTCGCAATGAACGAGAAGATGCAAAAGCTAAACGAAAAAATCAAATCTTCGCGGTTGTATAAAGCCTTTCCCGAACAGTTGAGAAAAACAAAATCCGCTTTGGATACGGATGCGTTAAATGCGAATTCGATCGAAGAAGCGGCAACAACGGACAGTGGGGTAGAACAATGAATTATAAAGCGTTGAAACAGGATCTTGCCGATAACGACGAGCGTGACGAAAATAACAGGCGGATCATTCGCTTAAACGTTACGGACGACAGTAATTTTTTATCGCCGTTTTCGGTTAAGGGCAATCCGCTTATCAGCAGCGAAACAGCGGAATTCCTAAACCTGAATATCAAGCACAACTTGAAAGACAGCGGAGTTAAATTGGAAATTTCGAGTAACGTGATCGACGAACCTGAAAAAGAGGTTTATAGATCTGCGATCAAAAATTACTATCGGGTCGAGTATAAAACCGTATGGAAAGAGCTGCGGCGTAATTTATTCGGTTCGATTATTATGCTGTTGTTTTCCGCATGCATTTTCGCATTAGCAATTATCTTGGAAGCCATGACGAATACGAGCGCGGTTATTTTAAATATGATCGACGTCTTTGCTTGGGTATTTACTTGGGAAGCTGTGGATATGTTCTTTTTACAACGTCCCAAGCTACACAAAGAACAAAAACGCAATGCCGCCGCTATCGACGCGGAAATTGTTTTCGTCCACGAAAATATCGTTGAATAGTTAAAAGAAGTTGAAATTAAGTGCTTTTCTATTTTTGCGATATATACGGAGTTTAGTTAAATCATTTTTATCGATTTATTTTTTCGGGGGAGTTTGCAATGAGGTGTGCAGAAAAATATATGCATGCGATTGCAGCAGCAAACTCAATGAATACTTTTGCATAGATGTATGTTCCTTTTTGTGGAAAATTCGGTAAAACAAAGAATGGGCTTGCTTGACAATTAAATATCTTTTGTGATATAACAAAAGATATGGATTCTACAAAAGAGATAAACGAATATTTGAAACGACTGAAAAACGGTGAGAGATGTCTCGAAGAATTTTTCTATGCTGTTTCCGGTTATATTAATCTTATTGCATATAAATATCTCGTAGATAAATCATTTGTGCACGATGTTGTATCAAGTACATTTTATAAAATTTTTGATAATATTCAAAGCTTTGACGAGCTTCAAAACGGAAAAGCATGGATAAGTAAAATTGCACAAAACGAAGCGTATACGATTAACACCCGCGAAAGAAAACATAGTTATGTACCTTTGGATGAAGTAAGCGAAGAGATTGCATGTACAACCGATGATACGAAAAAACTGGAATTTGCGGCGGCTTTTCAAAAAGCGTTAAGCAAACTAGATGAAAAAGATAGAGAAATAGTCGAATTACGAATTTATGAAGACATGACGTTTGAAGAAATCGCCAATAGATTGAACATGTATGTTGGTACAGTGCATAAGCGATTTAAAAGAAGCGTCAAAAAAATTAATGAAGATATCTTATGATATATGGAAAAATTATCGTTAAGTATTCGATATAGATATGTAGAGGTGATATCATGAACAAAACAACTAGAATAAAAACAATCGCTTTAATAATGCTGTGTGTGCCGTTTTGCGGTGGTTGGACGGCAGCAGCGTCCGGGCAATCCGATAGATATGTCGGTGGCGAACCGATAGCCACATGTGCTTCCGAGACTATTTCGTATGTTTCCAAACAGGTCGTTTCGGATATATCTACTGCCAACGACACGCCCGAATATTATTCTGTTAACGGTATGCAAAACGGGTGTGGCCCGGTTGCAGGTGCTATTACTATCGGCTTTTATGACAAATATTACGATAATTTGATCCCTAACTGGACACCGGCTTATTCAACTGGAAGATACAAGGGGCAGGATAAGACTTACGTGCCCGCGCTTATTCAGGATTTGTATGACAGTATGCAAACTAACGTTGTAGCGCCCGGGGTGTCCGAAAACGAGTTTAAAAGTGGCTTAAAAAGCTATGTCGTAGATCATGGCTATAATATAGAATATATTTCGCTCGGTAATGGCAATAGTTTTAATTACAGCACATTTAAAACAGCTGTTAATAACAACGAGGTTTCAGTACTGTTTGTTCAGTCGAGTAATATTTATAGATGCGTATCTAACGAGGACGAAGACGTTTTATATACTATCAATATAAGCGGTAATCATATTATGGTAGCGTTTGGCTATTATGAAGTTAAATATACTTTAAGCAACGGGATAAGAACGGACAAATATTTGCGCGTTGCAACAGGATGGGCGGATAATGCTAAGGCATTTTATAAAGTCGGTTCTTATATTGATGCGGCTTATAAAGTAAAAGTAAGTTAGGGGCGGTTATGCGCGAAGAAAATAAACTAAATAGAGCAATAAAACAAGACGGCGCCAATACGCAAGCTGACATTCTTGACGAGCTGCGCCGTCGCTATCCACAATATATCGACCAATCTGATAGCCCAAAAGTTTCCGTGAGAAAAAAGAGGGTGGCGGTTATTTCTGCGTTTGCCGTTGTGGCTGTCTGTGCTGCGATTGTAGTGCCTTGCGCAGTGCTGTTGCCTAATCGCGATAATGGTGGCAACAATGATGGTGACGGAAATATTCGCTATTGCACGCAGGACGAATACAGCGTAGTGGACGATGTAGAATATACGATTGGGGAGTACTGCGAAGGCAACAACTTTAATTTTTTGTATTTTGACTGGTATGAGTCTGGGGAGGATCGCTATACTAGTTGTTATATAAGTAATTTGGATAATGAGGTGTTATGTTTAAAAGAGAGAGTATATCTGCCTCAGTCTGACGAAATGGTGCAATTATCCATAACAAAATCAAATGTGTATTTAAGTATATTCGACTTTAATCTCGATAGCTGTGATAAAGAGCATACGGTTAATAATCATGTGGTAAAATGGTCGGTTGATATAGAGGAGGCGGTTTGTATATTCGAAGACGGTGGATATAGATACTTTATATCCATTGAGCAAGGGCAAGATGAAAACAGGCTGTTTGAGCTGGTTGCCGAACTTTTGGAAAAAAATTAGAACAATTTTCTATAAAAAGGAAAAAATTTCGACGTTTTTCGTGTAGAGATAAGTAGAGTTTTTATACATAGTTGTTTGCTTGTATAATGGCTTGATTTTATGGAGCACACGAATGAGCGTCGATGTTTTTATAAGAAGAATAATTTATAATTTCAGCTAGCATATTGCCGGCGTTTTTTTGTGTTGTTTGCTTTTTTTAATTGTGCGCAGTCGTTGCGAATTGTGTACGTAGGTGTAGTATTTATGGTTTTGTCAAGCGTTTGATTGGAGAGATATCATGGAGTAGCTAAAGTAAAGAATAGATTATCAGACTGGATTTAAATTGGACAGGAAGTTTTATAATTTAAAAGTTGATTCTTTGTTTTGTGCTTGCTAACTGCGGGGAGATTTTTTCCAAGATGGCGAAAAATGCTTGATACATTAACATGGGTAACGCAGT
Above is a genomic segment from Clostridiales bacterium containing:
- a CDS encoding TetR/AcrR family transcriptional regulator, with amino-acid sequence MKVRNLNNSSVKTRRLIKNTFITLLAEKKEISKISVSELVARAEISRATFYAHFDDIYSVVEEFEREVIDEFFTNAKLLATDDYEKFFDALLSFMEQNNDNYKMMCKSDDVLFSAKKLTTLTVNKLMELIDNDPHIKNREFIELEISIFLEGLLFEYVKYCRGLSPIDPKELCAYAKSWYKKFMKARC
- a CDS encoding helix-turn-helix transcriptional regulator: MDIGNVLKALRLDKGLTQNELSEQINIAQTTIACYENGQRAPHILSLIAYADFFGCPIDFIVGRTDEYGNKLYDEQSRNMTEILTADEREFLNKYRTLSNEQKILLNGYIDGLTNR
- a CDS encoding L-serine ammonia-lyase, encoding MQSLREIYKIGRGPSSSHTMGPEKAIKVILERYPRADALEVTLYGSLAATGKGHCTDVVITETASPVPCTVKFDADTACPVHPNTMDIAVFERKKRVAVKRVYSVGGGTVEFDGEEKSLYPSVYPLHSFKEIAEYCASRGMRLWQYVEECEGAEIFDYLGGVWLRMKETICEGMNAEGVLPGALGTRRRARSLFKPKQHDEEPQVRENRLVCAYAFATSEQNAAGGVIVTAPTCGACGVVPAVLRYMQEKRGYTDSQIVRALAVGGLVGNLIKKNASISGAECGCQAEIGSACSMAAAALAELFEMELDQIEYAAEVAMEHHLGLTCDPIAGLVQIPCIERNAVAAMRAINAASLATFLADSRKISFDTVVETMYNTGKDLLGGYRETSSGGLAKYYKISDNKQ
- a CDS encoding endonuclease — protein: MRAVAIAILSVIAATLLLIIGYVAYVALQYYRIPDKLQLEITNNRESAVRTEVEYTVVSYNLGFGAYSPEYTFFMDTGVMNDGTEVVGTYAKGMNKADVQKNVTGQMTVSKQLDADFYFFQEADRPSDRSYNIDMVANAQNAFAEYGSTYAQNFHTARLYYPFNDPIGTIDAGLVTLSRYKMDSAVRRSFPITDAFIDKLFDLDRCFAVHYLPIEGSDKKLTLFDLHMSAYDEGGTIRAKQLEMLNAVLKEERDNGNYVIAGGDFNHCLIADEFETDELAFKHFKSEQQTPDWVKSSVLHKRELTSGYSIAASKEVSTCRGADIPYTEGVNFCTVIDGFIVSDNIKIIDEQTVDTQYAYSDHNPVIMTFALN
- a CDS encoding putative ABC transporter permease — protein: MEKVLDFALFFFIYAIAGWCVEVIHAALKRGKFENRGFLNGCWCPIYGVGVVLVLLCLTPININVFVLFIASLVLTSVLEFVVGFVLEKLFKTKWWDYSKEHFNIKGYVCVKYSILWGLACVIVVDLIHPMIEQLVNITSDLAKYIIVGVLGTAFVVDGVFTVIQLVTYKKNYAALEKIGDTLKKPSNAVGSKIAASALAMNEKMQKLNEKIKSSRLYKAFPEQLRKTKSALDTDALNANSIEEAATTDSGVEQ
- a CDS encoding TerB family tellurite resistance protein, with the translated sequence MFEFKKLCNEVEKLSPADRGLLLVEKSVSVVKGLNSLDLPFNPVKTLVTFIIGSVVSDGSISEKDYLYIYPSLVKAFGHDFDFMSAKQALQIAKDIKKEISSHTKQLLSVIATCDEDLAADIVSLCLLVTSVDGKVSLKEKRYIRQLCRA
- a CDS encoding Gfo/Idh/MocA family oxidoreductase → MKQSTVLVGGGVIARHYREGLGKSKTLRLDALVDKNPNCVARECFSVPFFTDLNDALTVKPRIAILALPVAARGDVARVLLSKGVAVLTEKPMFDSLEEIAELVSYAQECGTPLACLFHWEAADEVRFLKANLDRFGKINAISTIILDDYAATDDGTIRQDRLGLAGAWIDSGINVLSYYDEIIDLSAAVLREQTLIPDSASRLPKYAHKVFDASGIRAEITVDWRTPSREKTSRIDCEKGTVLVNHTAQTVSLNGEIIFERKTCDRLSSHYENLFAELSAETLASSQETTIRLHKLLYKGNAK
- a CDS encoding sigma-70 family RNA polymerase sigma factor, encoding MDSTKEINEYLKRLKNGERCLEEFFYAVSGYINLIAYKYLVDKSFVHDVVSSTFYKIFDNIQSFDELQNGKAWISKIAQNEAYTINTRERKHSYVPLDEVSEEIACTTDDTKKLEFAAAFQKALSKLDEKDREIVELRIYEDMTFEEIANRLNMYVGTVHKRFKRSVKKINEDIL